A DNA window from Mastomys coucha isolate ucsf_1 unplaced genomic scaffold, UCSF_Mcou_1 pScaffold21, whole genome shotgun sequence contains the following coding sequences:
- the Ric8a gene encoding synembryn-A, whose product MEPRAVADALETGEEDAVTEALRSFNREHSQSFTFDDAQQEDRKRLAKLLVSVLEQGLSPKHRVTWLQTIRILSRDRSCLDSFASRQSLHALACYADITISEEPTPQSPDMDVLLESLKCLCNLVLSSPTAQMLAAEARLVVRLAERVGLYRKRSYPHEVQFFDLRLLFLLTALRTDVRQQLFQELHGVRLLTDALELTLGVAPKENPPVMLPAQETERAMEILKVLFNITFDSVKREVDEEDAVLYRYLGTLLRHCVMVDAAGDRTEEFHGHTVNLLGNLPLKCLDVLLALELHEGSLEFMGVNMDVISALLAFLEKRLHQTHRLKECVAPVLNVLTECARMHRPARKFLKAQVLPPLRDVRTRPEVGDLLRNKLVRLMTHLDTDVKRVAAEFLFVLCSESVPRFIKYTGYGNAAGLLAARGLMAGGRAEGQYSEDEDTDTEEYREAKASINPVTGRVEEKPPNPMEGMTEEQKEHEAMKLVNMFDKLSRHRVIQPMGMSPRGHLTSLQDAMCETMEGQLSSDPDSDPD is encoded by the exons ATGGAGCCCCGGGCAGTTGCGGATGCcttggagactggagaggaagATGCGGTGACAGAAGCCCTACGGTCGTTCAACCGGGAG CATTCCCAGAGCTTCACCTTCGATGATGCCCAGCAGGAGGACAGGAAG AGACTCGCAAAGCTGCTGGTCTCCGTACTGGAGCAGGGCTTGTCACCAAAACACCGTGTCACCTGGCTGCAGACTATCCGAATCCTATCCCGAGACCGCAGCTGCCTGGACTCATTTGCCAGCCGCCAGAGTTTACATGCACTAGCCTGCTATGCTGACATTACCATCTCAGAGGAGCCCACCCCACAGTCCCCAGACATGGATGTTCTACTCGAGTCTCTCAAATGCCTGTGTAATCTTGTGCTCAGCAGTCCTACAGCACAGATGCTAGCAGCAGAGGCTCGCCTGGTGGTGAGGCTAGCGGAGCGCGTGGGACTGTACCGAAAAAGGAGCTATCCCCACGAAGTCCAGTTCTTTGACTTGAGGCTCCTTTTCCTGCTAACAGCCCTTCGCACAGATGTGCGCCAGCAACTGTTTCAGGAGCTGCACGGTGTGCGCCTCCTGACTGATGCGCTGGAACTAACACTGGGCGTGGCCCCTAAAGAAAACCCTCCAGTGATGCTTCCAGcccaagagacagagagggcCATGGAGATCCTCAAAGTGCTCTTTAACATAACCTTCGACTCGGTCAAGAGAGAGGTTGATGAG GAAGATGCTGTGCTCTACCGGTACCTGGGGACCCTTCTGCGGCATTGTGTGATGGTTGACGCTGCCGGAGACCGGACAGAGGAGTTCCATGG CCATACGGTGAATCTCCTGGGGAACTTGCCCCTCAAATGTTTGGATGTCCTTCTTGCCCTGGAGCTACACGAAGGATCCTTAGAGTTTATGGGAGTTAATATGGATGTGATCAGTGCCCTCCTCGCCTTCCTAGAGAAGCGCCTGCACCAG ACCCACAGGCTGAAGGAGTGTGTGGCACCTGTGCTGAATGTGTTGACAGAATGTGCCCGCATGCACCGTCCTGCCAGGAAGTTCCTGAAGGCCCAG GTTCTGCCCCCTCTGAGGGATGTGAGGACTCGGCCTGAGGTGGGGGACCTGCTTCGAAACAAGCTTGTCCGCCTCATGACACACCTGGATACAGATGTGAAGAGAGTAGCTGCCGAGTTCCTCTTTGTCTTATGCTCTGAGAGTG TGCCCCGATTCATCAAGTACACAGGCTACGGGAATGCTGCTGGCCTCCTGGCTGCCAGGGGCCTCATGGCTGGGGGCCGAGCCGAGGGCCAGTACTCAGAGGAtgaggacacagacacagaggagtACAGGGAAGCTAAGGCCAG CATCAACCCTGTGACTGGAAGGGTGGAGGAGAAGCCGCCTAATCCCATGGAAGGCATGACAGAGGAGCAGAAGGAACATGAGGCCATGAAGCTAGTGAACATGTTTGACAAGCTCTCCAG